Below is a window of Clostridiales bacterium DNA.
CTCCCCACAGCTGGAGGCTGTCCTGGCGCCCGGCGAACGGCCATCTGAAATAGTCCCGGGTGCTGACCAGGTAAACCACCGTATTCAGCTTGGTCATAATGACCTTGGACAGGCCGACGCCGAAAGTAGTCAGGGTCAGGCCGGTCACATTCTGGTTGGCCCGCAGGGTCACCGTCAGGAAAGAATAAATCAGCCCGGCCAGGACCGAGAACGCGATCGCTCCCAGGATTCCCAGGATGACAATCAGCACCGGGGGAAGCCCGCTCTTGCCAATCATGTTCAGCACGAGGCATCCGCCCGCGCCGCCCATGCACATGATGCCGGGGATTCCCAGGTTCAGGTGGCCGGCTTTTTCGGTCAGGATCTCACCGGTGGAACCATACATGAACACCGCGCCGAAGGCCAGTGAGTCAATCAGGAAATTCAGCCAGATATTCATTTCACGGTCCTCCTCTCCGCTTCCCTGCGTCCATGTCCGCGGAAATGGATCTCGTAGGAAATAAAGAACTCCGCACCGATAATAAAGAACAGCACAATGCCCACGATGACGTTCGGCAGCGCGTTGTTGACGCTGAAATCCTGGCTGATCTGTCCGGCGCCCTGGTTCAGCAGCTGGATCAGCGCGGCTGTCAGGATCATGATCAGCGGATTGAATTTACCGAGCCAGGCCACCAGGATTCCGGTGAATCCCTGTCCGCCTGCTGAATTGGTCGTCACCGTCTGGTCCGCGCCGGCCGCGATCAGGTATCCGGCCAGTCCGCAGAGCGCACCGCTCAGGATCATCGTACGGATAATGACCTTCCGCTCGTTGATGCCGACGTACTGCGCCGTCCGGACGCTCTCGCCCACCACGCTGATTTCATATCCGTGCTTGGTGTAGTTCAGGTAGATGTACAGCCCGATGGTCAGCGCCAGGATAATCAGCACGATCAGCAGGTGCTCGTTGTAAATCTGCGGCAGTTTTCCGTACTTCAGCTTGCCCAGGGAGGAGGATCCGCTGGGGACCCAGATCACCAGGAAATAACTGACCAGGAATGTCGCAACATAATTCATCATCAGGGTGAACAGCGTTTCGTTTGTCCCCCACCTGGCCTTGAATACCGCAGGAATCAGGCCCCACAGCATGCCGGATGCCAGCGCCGCAAACAGCATCAGGATCAGCAGCAGCCATTCCGGCACCTTGCCGCCGAGGTAAAACGCGACTGCAATCGAACCCAGCACGCCGGTCAGCGTCTGGCCTTCTCCGCCGATGTTCCAGAAGCGCATCCGGAACGCCGGGGTGAGCGCCAGGGAAATGCAAAGCAGGATCGCGGTGTTCTTCAGGAATTTCCAAAGCTTCCGGTTGGTGGAAAAGGAACCGCGGATGAATGTATAGTAGAAATCTCCGATTTTTCCAGGATTCTGCTGCAGTTTCTCAATCAGGAGGAAGGCGACAATCCCGCATACCAGCAGGCCCAGGAAAATGGCGATTGCCCGGATCGCCCACGCCCGGGCCGGAGAAGTGGAAGCGCGTTTGGTCAGGTGAACCAGCGGTTCCCGAACCTCATTCCGCTGCCTGGAACTCATGCTTCTTCCTCCTTCCGTTCCGCCGTCTTTGTCATCAGCAGGCCGATTTCTTCCTTGGTGGCAGTGCGTGCGTCCACAATGCCGGTCACCGCGCCGCTATTGATCACCATAATCCGGTCGCACAGTTCCAGCAGCACGTCCAGATCCTCACCGACATAGATCACGGCCACACCCTTCTCCTTCTGCCGGTTCAGCAGATGATAGATCGTGTAGCTGCTTCCGATGTCCAGTCCGCGGACCGGATAAGCTGCCATCAGTACCTTTGGGGCATAGGCAATTTCCCGGCCCACCAGCACCTTCTGTACGTTGCCGCCGGAAAGCCGCCGCACCGGCGTGCTGACGCCCGGTGTGGAAACTTCCAGTTCCCGGATGATCTCTTCCGCCTGTGCTTTGGGCTTTTTCCGGTTCAGAAAGCCGTAGCGTCCCTTCCGGTAGCTGCGCAGCATCATATTATCGGTAATGTCCATGTTGCCGACCAGGCCCATGCCCAGCCGGTCTTCCGGAACAAAGCTCAGGTGGATTCCCAGCTGGCGGATTTCCAGCGGAGTCTTGTCCCGCAGGTTCATCACCTCATCCTCCCGGAACAGCACGCCGCCGGATTCCACCCATTTCCGGATGGCTTTCCGGCTCATGCCGTGGAAGGAAACATCCTTCATATTCACATCATGGAAAGCGCCCTGCTCCGCCAGGTGTTTTACCTGCTTCAGGTTCTTGTGGAAGAAGCTGACCGGCCGGTCCTTTTTCGGATTGTTGAAGATCACGCTTCCGCTGGATACGGGCTGCAGTCCGGCAATGGATTCCAGCAGTTCCCGCTGTCCGCTGCCGGCAATGCCTGCGATGCCCAGGATTTCCCCGCCATTGGCAGTAAAGGTAATATCCTTCAGTACGTGGACGCCTTCGCTGTTGTACAGGTTCAGGTTCGTAACCTCCAGCCGGGGAATCGGATTGACCGGGCTGACGCGCTCGATGTTCAGGCTGATCTTCTTGCCGACCATCATCTCCGTCAGTTCCGCTTCATTCGTATCCTTCGTCTCCACGGTTGCGATATGCTCTCCGCGGCGAAGGATTGCCACCCGGTCGCTGACTTCCAGCACTTCATTCAGCTTGTGTGTGATGATGATAATGCTCTTTCCGTCTTCCTTCATCCGCTTCAGCACTTCAAACAGGCGGGTGATTTCCTGGGGTGTCAGAACCGCCGTCGGTTCATCCAGGATCAGGATTTCTGCACCGCGGTACAGGACCTTCACGATTTCAACCGTCTGTTTTTCGGAAACAGACATATCATAAATCTTCTTGGCCGGATCAATATGGAATCCGTACCGGTCCGCGATAGCCTGCACTTTTTCATTGACTGCCTTCAGGTTGTACCGGCCTTTTTCCGATATGCCCAGCACAATATTCTCTGCCGCGGTAAACAGGTCCACCAGTTTGAAATGCTGGTGAATCATGCCGATTCCGTGATCGAATGCATCCTTGGGGGAGCGGATCACAACCTCCTGGCCGTTGATCAGGATATGTCCTTCATCCGGGAAATAGATGCCCGCAATCATGTTCATCAGGGTCGTCTTTCCGCATCCGTTCTCACCGAGCACGGCCAGGATTTCCCCCCGGTACACGTCCAGGTTCACCCGGTTGTTTGCAACCACCGGGCCAAACCGCTTTGTGATTCCGCGCATTTCAAGCGCAAGCTGCTTTTCCACCGTTGTTCCTCCGCTTTCCCAGGCTTACTGTAGAATTTTACCATAAAAGTACACGGACTGCCACCCATAATCTGAGTGGCAGTCCGGTCGTGTTGCATCTAATGGCGAAATCAGAATGCGCTGTTCAGCAGCTCGATGCCGTCGATCGTCAGATCGAAGTAGGGAGCGCTGCGGAATTCGGATTCATGGAAGTAACCGTCCGCAACCGCTTCAGTATCCGGAGTAAAGGCAGCGTCGGTGTCCACGTCCGCCAGTTTGGAGGTCACGGGCTTGCCGTCCACGGTGATGAAGCCTTCGGTCGCGGTGTCGAACACCTTGCGGGTGCCGGCCAGCAGTTCCGCCTTGACTTCTTCAATCTTGGCCACGGTGCCTTCAGCGGCAGCCGCTTCATTCACGTCGGTCAGCACAACGGAACCGGTCTCGATGGTGCCGGTCCAGTCGGTCGCGATTTCTTCACCGGCGATAGTCTGGTTGACCAGGTATTCGAAGTAGGGAGCCCAGTCAATCTTGCTGGCCACGATGAAGGTGTTGGGGCAGGCATCCACGGTGGAGCCGTTGTAGGAGATGTTCGGGATGCCGGCGGATTCACAGGCAGTGGGGGCGCCCATGGAGTCCGCGTGCTGGGAGATCAGGTCGGCGCCGGCATTGATCAGCGCTTCAGCAGCAGCCTTCTCGCCGATTTCATCGTACCAGGAACCGGTGAACTGAACCTTCATGATCACGTCGGGGCAGACGCTCTTCGCGCCCAGGTAGAAGCTGGTGTAGCCGGAGATCACTTCCGCGTAGGTGAAAGCGCCGACGTAACCGATCATGGGAACTTCGCCCTTCAGGTTTCCGGCAGCCTTGATCTCATTCAGCTTCAGTCCGGCAGCAACACCGGCCAGGTAACGACCTTCGTAGATGGAGGCAAACGCATTGTGGAAGTTCGCCAGGTTTTCAGTATGGGCCTTGGTGCCGGTAGCATGGGCAAAGGTGACTTCCGGGAATTCCTTCGCGGCTTCGATCATGAAGTCTTCATGGCCGAAACTGTCGGCGAAAACGATGTTGCATCCTTCATCAACCAGGTCCAGCGCCTTCTGGCGGCATTCATCGGACTCCGGAATGCCGGAAACGATGATCACCTGTTCTTCAGCCAGTCCCAGGTTCGCAGCGGCCTTCTTGGCAGAGTCGATAAAGTTCTTGTCATACGTGGACTGTTCGTCATGCAGGGTGATAATACCGAGCTTGATGTCTTCCTTGGCGATTCCGTCCGCCAGGGAAGCTGCGGCGGTCAGGCACAGTACCAGGGCCAGAACCAGAGCAACGATTTTCTTCATGTGGTTTGTCCTCCTCTTATTTGTCCTTGGAGTGGGTATATATTGGATCAATCGTCATCCGGGCGGAGACGGATCACTCCGTTTTCAATCCCGTCCACGATTGCCAATGACTTAAGATGTACTCCGGCTTCCCGCAGCTGGTTTCCGCCGGGCTGGAAGCCTTTCTCCACAGCAATTCCGACGCCGACAACAGTCGCCTTCTGCTGCTCGCACAGGCTCATCAGCCCGTGAACCGCCTGTCCGTCCGCCAGGAAGTCGTCGATGATCAGTACGCGGCTGCCAGCCGGCAGGTACCGCCGCTCAATCCGGATGGTATTGTGCGTCTTATGGGTAAAGGAGTAAACCGGCGCCTGCACCGTCTCGTTGTTCAGCACCGCGGTCGCGCTCTTTTTCGCGAACACAACCGGAAGATCACCCAGCGCATGGGCTGCCGCCACAGCCATCGCGATGCCACTGGCTTCCACCGTCAGGACCAGGTCCGGCTTTTCATCGCGGAACTCCTTCGCCCATGCTTCCCCCATGGCAAACAGCAGCCCGGTATCAATCCGGTGGTTCAGGAACATATCCACTTTTACGATATCACTGCCGATTCCCTTGCCCTGACTGAGTATCATCTGGCGCAACGCTTCCATGTCCCGGCCTCCAAAACACGAACATTCCATCAAGGATGGGTAAAATTATACGATAAAAAACCGAATATTCAATAAAGAATATATTCCAAAAGTGTTAAATATAAGCCCTGTATCCGGACGTCCGTTCGCCTTTGTGGTTTGGGCATTTCTGTGGTAAAATACGGATACTGACGGGAAAGGAAATGACCGTGTTGAAGAAGCTGCTGCTGATTGTAAACCCAAATGCCGGCACCCGGCAGGCCCACCGCCTGCTGCCGGAGATGATTTCCGTGCTAACCGCGGGCGGATACCTGGTCACTGTCTGTGTGACGGATAAAAGCGGAGATGGAGTGGCTTTTGCCCGGGATCATGCCGGGGATGCGGACCTGGTTGTCGCCTGCGGCGGGGACGGAACACTCAACGAGGTGGTCTCCGGCCTGCTGTCCGGCAGCCATACAACACCTGTCGGCTATATTCCGGCCGGCAGTACCAATGACTTTGCTGCAACGCTCGGTCTTTCCCCGGACCTGCTGGCTGCCTGTGAAACGATATGCAGCGGCGCCCCCCGCATGCTCGACATGGGGCGTTTCGGGGCAGACCGGTATTTCTGCTACACCGCTTCTTTCGGCGCATTCACCAGCGTTTCCTGGTCCACACCGCAGAACATGAAAAACATCCTCGGCCACGCTGCCTATATCCTGCAGGGGATCCGTTCCCTGGCGGATATCCATCCGATCCATATGCGGATCACGGCGGACGGGACCGTCTATGAAGATGATTACCTCTTCGGGGCCGTCTGCAATTCCACCTCGCTCGGCGGGATCCTGAAGCTGGAGGACAATCAGGTCGATATGAATGACGGCCGTTTCGAAACACTGCTGATTCCCTTTCCGCCGAACCTGGGAGCCCTGGGCCAGGTCATCGGTGCGCTTACAGCCGGCAATTACGAAGATCCGTCCCTGATCTTCATCCGGGCTTCTTCCTTCACTTTCGAAGGGGCGCCGGAACTGGAGTGGACCCTGGACGGAGAAGAAGCCACAGCCATCAATCCGCTGACAATTCAGAA
It encodes the following:
- a CDS encoding ABC transporter ATP-binding protein, which gives rise to MRGITKRFGPVVANNRVNLDVYRGEILAVLGENGCGKTTLMNMIAGIYFPDEGHILINGQEVVIRSPKDAFDHGIGMIHQHFKLVDLFTAAENIVLGISEKGRYNLKAVNEKVQAIADRYGFHIDPAKKIYDMSVSEKQTVEIVKVLYRGAEILILDEPTAVLTPQEITRLFEVLKRMKEDGKSIIIITHKLNEVLEVSDRVAILRRGEHIATVETKDTNEAELTEMMVGKKISLNIERVSPVNPIPRLEVTNLNLYNSEGVHVLKDITFTANGGEILGIAGIAGSGQRELLESIAGLQPVSSGSVIFNNPKKDRPVSFFHKNLKQVKHLAEQGAFHDVNMKDVSFHGMSRKAIRKWVESGGVLFREDEVMNLRDKTPLEIRQLGIHLSFVPEDRLGMGLVGNMDITDNMMLRSYRKGRYGFLNRKKPKAQAEEIIRELEVSTPGVSTPVRRLSGGNVQKVLVGREIAYAPKVLMAAYPVRGLDIGSSYTIYHLLNRQKEKGVAVIYVGEDLDVLLELCDRIMVINSGAVTGIVDARTATKEEIGLLMTKTAERKEEEA
- a CDS encoding xanthine phosphoribosyltransferase, giving the protein MEALRQMILSQGKGIGSDIVKVDMFLNHRIDTGLLFAMGEAWAKEFRDEKPDLVLTVEASGIAMAVAAAHALGDLPVVFAKKSATAVLNNETVQAPVYSFTHKTHNTIRIERRYLPAGSRVLIIDDFLADGQAVHGLMSLCEQQKATVVGVGIAVEKGFQPGGNQLREAGVHLKSLAIVDGIENGVIRLRPDDD
- a CDS encoding YegS/Rv2252/BmrU family lipid kinase, producing the protein MKKLLLIVNPNAGTRQAHRLLPEMISVLTAGGYLVTVCVTDKSGDGVAFARDHAGDADLVVACGGDGTLNEVVSGLLSGSHTTPVGYIPAGSTNDFAATLGLSPDLLAACETICSGAPRMLDMGRFGADRYFCYTASFGAFTSVSWSTPQNMKNILGHAAYILQGIRSLADIHPIHMRITADGTVYEDDYLFGAVCNSTSLGGILKLEDNQVDMNDGRFETLLIPFPPNLGALGQVIGALTAGNYEDPSLIFIRASSFTFEGAPELEWTLDGEEATAINPLTIQNIHNAVQLIC
- a CDS encoding ABC transporter permease, with amino-acid sequence MSSRQRNEVREPLVHLTKRASTSPARAWAIRAIAIFLGLLVCGIVAFLLIEKLQQNPGKIGDFYYTFIRGSFSTNRKLWKFLKNTAILLCISLALTPAFRMRFWNIGGEGQTLTGVLGSIAVAFYLGGKVPEWLLLILMLFAALASGMLWGLIPAVFKARWGTNETLFTLMMNYVATFLVSYFLVIWVPSGSSSLGKLKYGKLPQIYNEHLLIVLIILALTIGLYIYLNYTKHGYEISVVGESVRTAQYVGINERKVIIRTMILSGALCGLAGYLIAAGADQTVTTNSAGGQGFTGILVAWLGKFNPLIMILTAALIQLLNQGAGQISQDFSVNNALPNVIVGIVLFFIIGAEFFISYEIHFRGHGRREAERRTVK
- a CDS encoding BMP family ABC transporter substrate-binding protein; the protein is MKKIVALVLALVLCLTAAASLADGIAKEDIKLGIITLHDEQSTYDKNFIDSAKKAAANLGLAEEQVIIVSGIPESDECRQKALDLVDEGCNIVFADSFGHEDFMIEAAKEFPEVTFAHATGTKAHTENLANFHNAFASIYEGRYLAGVAAGLKLNEIKAAGNLKGEVPMIGYVGAFTYAEVISGYTSFYLGAKSVCPDVIMKVQFTGSWYDEIGEKAAAEALINAGADLISQHADSMGAPTACESAGIPNISYNGSTVDACPNTFIVASKIDWAPYFEYLVNQTIAGEEIATDWTGTIETGSVVLTDVNEAAAAEGTVAKIEEVKAELLAGTRKVFDTATEGFITVDGKPVTSKLADVDTDAAFTPDTEAVADGYFHESEFRSAPYFDLTIDGIELLNSAF